The sequence cactgtctgtgttttcaaatgtaagtgggttgacaGTAATACCGGTGTGCGGACCGATGATGTGGGATTTACGTTGGTGGATCTTAACAAACTCGCATACCAGAATGATCCTTTCATTATGGCAGAACAAGcgaaacaagtattttatgtcGAAGACCCTTGTGATCAAAGGTGGTCAGTGGTTTTACATGGAAAAACAATAGGTGtcaatgttgaagatgattattcatacattgatacttatgttagtcctttgtccacacaattGTCACCTAATGTCATCGGAGAAGAAACTGACgatgttcatgctaatcgtaatgatcacgatgaaggagaattaattaacatcgtctaatgtaatttttttttattttgtacttaatttcaattcatttaattacattcatacgcatttattttttataacatattgaattaatgttttttttttcacagccaaatggctacacagttaaactCTCCtccgcctcctcctccttctactGGTGTAACATCGCATTCGTCGTCACCACCATTGAAGCGGAATAGAAAGGCCTCACGCCTAAGATTATTGGCGACTAGACCAGTTGGGGCAGAGAGACCCCTTGTCCATGTGGATCCTGTTACTGGCAAAGCAGACGGTCCCACAGCAAGAAATTTAGAACATATTTAGGGATCGTtgctcgtgataaggtggatgtcACATACGAAAATTGGAAGCATGTCCCTATtactcagaaggatttgatatgggaggatattcaggtatcatgtattatttcatgttccatattgtttgttagccaaatatttgaatttagtattaataaaacctaatttactCTTTGTtaggctgaatttgatatccctgaagcatctgatttaaggacaaaaaagaaaatacttcagactgtgggggagcggtggagacagtttaagtctgatttgacgtcgaaatgggcacttgcagctGACAAGGATAGTGTTGATGACACTGTATGCAAAATGTAcggcattagcaaggagaaatggacCCAATTTTGCCAGAGCCGTAGAGACCCTTCATGGGAGGTAACTAATTtgggattttcattttttaactttaaatgaacttattataatacattgtaatcatgagtttcattaatgtttcatttttacAGAATGTTCGAAAAAAAGCACAAGCTGTCCAAAAACAAAACACTGCCCCTCACGTgatgtctcgtgggggttatgaatatttagaaaaaaagttgatggatgagaagagaaagaaaaaactagagGAAACAACTCAATCCGGAAGCACTGACACCGtcattgatcctccatctcccatcaaacgacacgtgaagtggaagctagcccgcaccaagaaaactggtGACATGACATCTGAagcagcaaaggaaattgctgacaagattgtaagtcactttcaattcataattgtaattatttttttattgtgtgattAAGTATAGAATAAATGTGTTCTTCACAGGATGCGCTTGAGGAGCAGGCCTCACAGGGTTCCTTTGTTACCCATGGACGTCATGATATactgactgctgccattgggcgaccagaacaccctggtcGTGTGCGTGCTGTAGGAGCCGGTATAACcatcaaacaatactttggatcagCTTCAAGGACCTCCTCCATTGCTCCCGAATACCTGCAACAGTTGACGCAACAAATCAAGGACCAACTAGAGGATTCAATCACAGAAAAAGTCACTCGACGGCTAATGTTATCCCTCAGCCaaatgcaatcacagggactcgCACTGCCTCCTGAACCTGATGTTGGTCCTTCAGctgctcgtgtcagcacaaaggagagttgtgttgatccctcagggaacgaTCTAGACACCGGTGACTCATACAAATGTGGGTTGTATATTGAAGAATATCCTTCTCGCCTGGTTGCCCtgggaagagtttatgagggatctacAACAATTCACAACATTCCTTTGCTGCATGATCAAgttaaggttggtgttgaggagatTAGAGATGTAGATGCTcccattcctgtacccactaaAGAGGTTAAGGTCGTGGGACAGACTCTTAACacattccttgcttggccgacacatctagtcaagcgtttatcagaacaggtattttagtgtcattaaatgcttatttttccaattaaaatgtttactgtgattaaattatgtcaattaattatgttggataaacagggagCTGTGAGACCCGCGAAACCTGCAGATAGGCCGGATgatgaggtcgatgatccgctatatctaatgacattgaccattccacagctttttctgaagccattgcaggttatgtgggatgctaccttgTTTGGCCTATTTAATGAAAACtttcccttgtacataaagcatgaagatctgtctgaaattgcacatggtggtcaatgtctcagcatatctgttatacagttgtggattctgtaagtcaatttagattattgttagttacctaatttattgttttaccttcatgcataatttactttgtgttaacaataataggcatatgactgagacaagtatgcgagctgGGAATatcgatgtgtatggattcctcgagccacagtctatCCAGAGATCTggccaatcacaatttgaatcagaaaattacattaagaactggatgcaaaattcaaaacgagatgtgtacctaggagcctacttgaatgggtaacttaaactcaacaaatgaatttaaataatgtataatagtataataacatatattggtctccactgcagtgcacattggcaaatggtcgtcattttgcctaaggaaaatgttgtcatttggttttgttcgttgcataataagccagacaactacctcaaaggcataattaataggtcagtgttgttttttaatatatttgcattagcattagtcaggtaaatcaaaattttaaatgtacaaTAAGAATCTATGTTTGTATTcaatagtgctttgaaaggacttgacgatactcaacaaagtaaatccaagactcctgctaggtggattgttgttaaagtaagttatttaaacaatatgttttcacttatattttagtattgtgtagactaatttgtactgAACGTtgcatatctaaatttcataatgtatttagtgtaatagacaaaaaggaagcactgagtgtgggtattacgtcatgcattggatgtcaactataatcttaggaaatttccagaataattgggaaatggtaatttttaattcaccaaatttcatattattatgattgctaatatattattaacttatgttttattatatcatgcagtatttcactgatcctagaccattggaaccagaaagattgaaggcgcttcgcaACCAGTGGGCAAAGTACTATTTGAAAGTGaaaaatgaaacttaggatGTTTAGACAATCTTGTAATTGTAGTTTATATTTACTTACTTAATTTACAATTCATGTCTcaacattaaatatgttttaaattcatagtaattagtaaatttcttattgaattttctggtaaaaactgtttcaaaacagaatgaaaattatatgttgtgtggtctgattttaaaatttgcaggttatttttgggatttattgaaaaa comes from Glycine soja cultivar W05 chromosome 20, ASM419377v2, whole genome shotgun sequence and encodes:
- the LOC114402198 gene encoding uncharacterized protein LOC114402198, producing MYGISKEKWTQFCQSRRDPSWERKKKLEETTQSGSTDTVIDPPSPIKRHVKWKLARTKKTGDMTSEAAKEIADKIDALEEQASQGSFVTHGRHDILTAAIGRPEHPGRVRAVGAGITIKQYFGSASRTSSIAPEYLQQLTQQIKDQLEDSITEKVTRRLMLSLSQMQSQGLALPPEPDVGPSAARVSTKESCVDPSGNDLDTGDSYKCGLYIEEYPSRLVALGRVYEGSTTIHNIPLLHDQVKVGVEEIRDVDAPIPVPTKEVKVVGQTLNTFLAWPTHLVKRLSEQGAVRPAKPADRPDDEVDDPLYLMTLTIPQLFLKPLQVMWDATLFGLFNENFPLYIKHEDLSEIAHGGQCLSISVIQLWILHMTETSMRAGNIDVYGFLEPHIV